The following nucleotide sequence is from Brachyspira suanatina.
ACCAGACTTTATTATATCAGAATAGCTCATATGACCGCTTACTATATTATACATCTCATCTTCTCTTGAACCGCCGTATATAAAATGAGTATGACAATCAATAAGTCCTGAAGTAACTAATGCTCCATTAGCATTAAATGTCTTTTTAGCTTTTCCTTTAACAGTATCACCAATATATTCTATTATTCCATCTTTTATGCCTATAGAAACATTATTATATACTTTTATCTTTCCTTGATTCTTACCAGATAATGATGTGCTGCCTTCTGCTGTTGCAATAGAACCTATATTTTTTATAATTATATCTAACATAATGCACTCACATTTTAATATATATTATATATTAACAGAAAAGTTATATAAATTGTAAGATGTTATTAATATAATAATTAATAATAAAATAATAAATAATTTATCAACTATTTTAGAATTAATTTTTTTATTTATAAACCTTCCCAATATACCGCCGCATATTCCTCCTATAATCATTACTATAAGATAGGAAAGATTAACCTTTAAAGCATCTCCATCAGCAACACTTATAAATACATTTGAAATTTGGGAAAATAATATAATATAAAGTGAATTTTGAGCAGCAACTTTAGAATCCATACTAAAGAAAAAATATAGAAAAGCTATATTAAAAGGACCGCCTCCTATACCCAAAAATGATGATAAAAGACCAAGAATCAAACCTATTATTATACATAAAAATATATTTTGTATATGCATAGATTTTATCTTTTTATCACCCATATTCTTTAATGTGAATATTAAAGTAAAAAATGTTAATAATATTAAAATAGAAGATTGAAAAATACCAGCTATATTTTCACTATTAAAAAGTGTTATAACATAAGAAAAAAGCATTTTTCCAAGTATTCCGCCTATAATACCGCCCAAAGCTAATGGAGTTGCCACTCTAGAATCAACAAGACTATCATGTTTTATCTTAGATACTACAAATGTATATAAACTCATAGATAAAACAGTACAGGATGATAAGAAACTTATTTTACTTACTTCAAGAACATTTAGAGAATCAAGTACAGGCTTTATTATAATACCGCCGCCTATTCCGCAAATAGCACCTATTACAGATGCTAATAAACTTACAATCAAAAAAAATACTATCATTTTTCTATACCAAGATATTCCATCAATTTATAATAATCAGTATTTAATATAAGATCTGCTGGAAAATCTATAGATAATAATAATTCTACAGCATCTTTAAAATCACCTACTTTATATTTTGAATGGGCGTCAGATGTTATTACAATATTAGTTTCATATCTTTTACAAGCTAAAGCAACTTCACGGCATATAGGGCTGCTTCCTTTTCTAACTTTAAAAGATGATGAATTAATCTCTATTAATTTATTATGCTCTTTGCATAATTTAACTATATATTCGATATCAAATTTAAATTTAGGATTACCAACATGACCTAAGCAATCAACATTAGCATTCTTTACAACTTCTGCATATCCATTTGTATGATCTTTTACAGTAAGAGGACCTATAGCATCTTCATGATAAGAAGCTACAACAAAGTCTAAATACTCTAATACATTTTCACTCAAATCTAGCTTACCGCTATAATCTACTATATTTGCCTCGCATCCTCTAAGAAGTCTAACTCCATTAATATAATCTGGCAGGCCATGCATAGCCTTAAAATGTACTGATTTAGCTCCATCACTAGAAGCAGGGCCATGATCTGTAATAGCTAAAGCTAGAAAACCTTTCTCCTTAGCTGAATTTACCATTTCATCAACTGTACTATATGCATGCTCGCTAACTAAAGTATGAGTATGCAAATCGGCTATTATATTCATAATAAATACCTTATCATAGCTTTGACTTAGCTATTTTTTCTATTAATTCTATTGTATTATCTATGCCTATAAAATCACTATTCAAACAGGCATGATAATTTCTCGCATCTCCCCAATTTTTTCCTGTATAATAATTATAATGTTTAGCCCTTAATTTATCTCTTTCTTTTAAAATTTTTTCTATATTTGCACTATCTAATTTATATTCTTCAACGGCTCTTTTTATCTTACTTTCCATATCAGAATAAATAAATATATTAATACAATTATCCATTCCTTCTAATATATGATTAGCACATCTTC
It contains:
- a CDS encoding phosphatase codes for the protein MNIIADLHTHTLVSEHAYSTVDEMVNSAKEKGFLALAITDHGPASSDGAKSVHFKAMHGLPDYINGVRLLRGCEANIVDYSGKLDLSENVLEYLDFVVASYHEDAIGPLTVKDHTNGYAEVVKNANVDCLGHVGNPKFKFDIEYIVKLCKEHNKLIEINSSSFKVRKGSSPICREVALACKRYETNIVITSDAHSKYKVGDFKDAVELLLSIDFPADLILNTDYYKLMEYLGIEK
- a CDS encoding TSUP family transporter, with the translated sequence MIVFFLIVSLLASVIGAICGIGGGIIIKPVLDSLNVLEVSKISFLSSCTVLSMSLYTFVVSKIKHDSLVDSRVATPLALGGIIGGILGKMLFSYVITLFNSENIAGIFQSSILILLTFFTLIFTLKNMGDKKIKSMHIQNIFLCIIIGLILGLLSSFLGIGGGPFNIAFLYFFFSMDSKVAAQNSLYIILFSQISNVFISVADGDALKVNLSYLIVMIIGGICGGILGRFINKKINSKIVDKLFIILLLIIILITSYNLYNFSVNI